Proteins co-encoded in one Papaver somniferum cultivar HN1 chromosome 5, ASM357369v1, whole genome shotgun sequence genomic window:
- the LOC113284366 gene encoding survival of motor neuron-related-splicing factor 30-like, translated as MEGEEELSIEELGSNLSTYKEQLQQVRELLVDDPGNSEYADMEKELQEVIALTEELLATAKQSEFTGLDSGTNAGASPSLPQSEGASEYTQASNHLSESFQKFPVGTKLQAVWSDDGEWYDATVEALTPNGYYVHFEGWGNREEVDPDNVRPIQEGVVNALVEAEKEAEATKQALKRKIAQAAAVDYQSKALPAKLKVDPDDSEDVKAAKRKKIHAFKSKNRFEQLEVTQNKRQNAWQQFQTTKGQAKKTGFFTGRKRESIFKSPEDPKGKVGVTGSGKGLTDFQRREKHLHLKGAGGETEE; from the exons GTTCGAGAGCTGTTGGTGGATGACCCTGGAAATTCTGAATATGCAGACATGGAAAAGGAGCTTCAAGAG GTGATTGCGCTGACAGAGGAACTCCTAGCAACTGCGAAGCAAAGTGAATTCACTGGGCTTGATAGTGGGACCAATGCTGGTGCTTCTCCCAGTTTGCCCCAATCTGAAGGGGCTTCCGAGTATACACAG GCATCAAACCACTTGTCCGAATCATTTCAGAAGTTTCCTGTTGGCACAAAATTGCAGGCTGTTTGGAGTGACGATGGAGAATG GTATGACGCAACAGTCGAAGCTCTGACTCCAAATGGGTACTATGTGCATTTCGAGGGATGGGGTAACAGAGAAGAG GTGGATCCTGACAATGTTAGGCCAATCCAAGAAGGGGTTGTCAATGCTTtggttgaagctgaaaaagaagcTGAAGCTACAAAGCAAGCCCTCAAAAGGAAAATTGCACAAGCAGCTGCTGTGGACTACCAATCAAAGGCCCTACCAGCAAAACTGAAAGTAGACCCTGATGACTCTGAAGATGTG AAAGCTGCTAAGCGGAAGAAGATACATGCCTTCAAGTCAAAAAATAGGTTTGAGCAGCTTGAAGTCACACAGAATAAGCGCCAGAATGCTTGGCAGCAATTTCAGACAACTAAAGGGCAGGCTAAAAAG ACCGGTTTCTTCACTGGCCGCAAACGTGAAAGCATTTTCAAGTCACCAGAAGATCCAAAGGGAAAAGTTGGTGTAACTGGCAGCGGTAAAGGATTAACAGATTTCCAGAGGAGGGAGAAGCACTTGCATCTAAAAGGGGCTGGTGGCGAAACAGAAGAGTAA